The Kineothrix sp. IPX-CK genomic interval TCACATCAGGAGGCGCCGCTGCTTTTAATATTTTCTGCATAAATAAATCTTTTGTCAGAGCATCATCCACTACAATAATCTTATTGCCGCCTGTCTGTTTGACCCAGGATGTCACAACCTGTCCATGAATGAGCCGGTCATCAATTCTGCAAAGTACAATATTTTTCATCTTAATAACCTATCCTTTCCACATTAATCCTCCATCATTTTGTTCACATCCACAATTGTATCTCTGCCAATGGACATTGCCATATCTTTCAATTCCTGCCCCTTTTGGAATTCTCTTGTTCCGAGAATTTCAAGGAAAATCGGAAGATTTACCCCTGCGATATGATAAAAATGATAATTTTGCATAAGCAGGGTTACTGCATTGAAAGGACTTCCCGATCTCATATCCGTCAAAATCAAAATTTCTTTATTTTGATCCTCCTCTCTGATTTCCTTGATTTTCTGCTCCACCTTTTCCCGCAGTTCTTCCACATTTTCTCCCAGGAAAAATCCAAAAGCATGCACATGCTCCTGCTCACCCATGATAAGTTCACTGCTTTCTACCAGCGACTTCGCATAACTGCCATGAGATACTACGATTACTTCAACCATCCCTTCTCCTTTCTGTATGTTTATTATTTATCATTATTTATGATTTCGATTATTTGCGATGCGTCCTGCACCTTCAGCAATCCTTCTGTCGCCTGACGGTCTGCCAGCTTCCGGCAAACAGCTTTTAAAGCTTCTATATATTTAATTTCCCCGGTCTTAGGCGGCCTCCCGGGAACTGCAAAAAGAACTATGAACCGCACCATTTTTGCTTCTTTTGGAATATTTTCCTGTTCCGATTCCCAGAATATATCTCTTTTGGTCCTTACGATAGAGACTGCTACCTTTTTCGCCTGCATGGATATTCCGTGAGGAATAGCTATTTTATTGCCGGCCCCGGTGAATCCCATTTTTTCCCGTTCCCATACATCGCGTAAAAATATATCAGCATTTTCAATCTTTCCGCTTCGAAAGAGCATTTGGGCCATTACCTTCAATGCCTGCTCTTTCGTGTCGGCATCTGAATTCAATTGTATATTTTCTTCCAGTAAAATTTCCCGTATATCCATGTGCCAACCTACTCCCCTTCATTTTGTTCCCTATTCATGAAACTGTTTCTGATCGCTTTGATATCCTGCTCAGACAACAATGAAGAAACTATGATATAAGGTACATCGTCCCTTTCAATCGGTACGGTCGCTATGATATAATCAATGCCTGTAATATCCATATCTTTCACTTTTCTGCCGGAAACAACATCCGCAATCTGAATAAAAGCAAACTCATTTTTTAACTTGGCTGCCAGCAGCTGCGATGTCCCGTATCCGCTGTGGCATACTACAAGCACCCTTTTTCTCATTGCCTTTTTTTCCAGCATAGTCTGATAGTAAATGGCTATATTGACCACTTCGTCGCTGCTGATTTCAGGCAATCCATATTCTTTTGCCAGCTCTTTCAGTACTTCTCCGCATTGTGCAACCATTTGCGGGTATTGCCTGCCTATTTCTTCCTTCAGCAGGTTCTGTATCTGGATGTTGTATTCCAATCGATTTAACATCGGTCTTATATGAAGGATCAGGCCTTGCATCATATCCGTATCCTGTTCAAAACGTATTCCAAATTTCTCCGACAGGCGTTTGGTCAATTTACTGGCAAATTCTGTACACTTATCGTCATTTCCCCGCTCCCTGCCTTCCTTTACCCCTCTTCCTTCGAAACCGGAAGAAATGAGATACTGGTAAATATAGTAGGTTTCTGCTTCCCCTATCTGAATGTTATAATGCTCATTGATTTTCCCTGCTATTTCTTTCGCCTTTCCATACTGTTCCAGTGTATGGACATGAATCATTCTGCTTTCTTCGTTATCATCGATATGAATATTCTCCCTGACCCTTTTAATACAGATCAAAATATGTGTCAGCAAATTTGCGTAATAGATATCACCGATATCCAGATTCTTTTTCCCGATATCGGAAAGGAGCTTCTCTATAAAATCAATGTCCTCCTTCCCAAATAATTCAAGCAGGCCATTTCTCGTATTTTCACGGATGGCAATGCCGGCAATCGCTTTCCTGATATCTGTTTCGCTCCCATTAATACAAGTACCCTCTTTTGTCTTCTTAAAAGTGAGATTGTATTTCTGAATCCATTCCCCTATATATTTCATGTCATTGACGATGCTGGTTTTTCCTACATAATACAAGTCCGAAAGCTTTTGTATGGAGGTCATCTCATTCGTTTTAAGAAGCATATCTTTTAAAATCAATTCTCTTCTTTCCGTAGACGATTCTTCTCCTGCCTTTGGTATCTTCAGGCTTATCTCATTCAATAACTTTTCGCTGTTTTCTTTTTTGGCACAAGTCAAAAGGCCTCTGCCCGGCCGCGCATCTATTTTTATTTCATACCTTTTCATATAATTTCTTATATTTTTTAAATCCGACTGCAATGTTTTAGTTGAAACATTCAATTTTTTGGCATAATATGAAATAGGCTGATATTCACTTTCTCCAAGAAGCAAGTAGATAAAATCCACTTCTCTTTTACTCAAATTATTCATTTATCTTAACCTCTTAGTTTAAATAGAGTTGTTTATTATTACTATATTGACATTATATCAACAAAAATATTAGGACAAAATACCAAACAACTTCCCTAAGGTTAGAGAAGTTTTAGTGTATAATATATAATACAAAGGAGATGTTTTATGTTTGGTTCATCATTCGGCAATATATTTAAAATAACCACCTGGGGAGAATCCCATGGCAAAGGTCTGGGCGTTATTGTTGACGGCTGCCCTGCCGGTCTTTCTCTTTCGGAGGAGGATATCCAGGTGTACCTTGACAGAAGAAAACCCGGACAATCCAGATACACTACAAAGCGGGGTGAATCCGATACCGTAGAAATTCTATCGGGGGTTTTTGACGGAAAGACTACAGGGACTTCCATTTCGCTCGTTGTCTATAACAAGGATCAGCATACTGCCGATTACAATGAGATTGCCGGGTACTATCGCCCGGGGCATGCGGATCTTAATTACGATACCAAATACGGCTTTCGGGACTACCGGGGCGGAGGCCGTTCCTCGGGACGCGAAACGGTCGGACGTGTGGCAGCCGGGGCCATTGCCTGTAAGATTTTAAAGC includes:
- a CDS encoding PTS sugar transporter subunit IIA; this translates as MVEVIVVSHGSYAKSLVESSELIMGEQEHVHAFGFFLGENVEELREKVEQKIKEIREEDQNKEILILTDMRSGSPFNAVTLLMQNYHFYHIAGVNLPIFLEILGTREFQKGQELKDMAMSIGRDTIVDVNKMMED
- a CDS encoding PTS sugar transporter subunit IIA, whose translation is MDIREILLEENIQLNSDADTKEQALKVMAQMLFRSGKIENADIFLRDVWEREKMGFTGAGNKIAIPHGISMQAKKVAVSIVRTKRDIFWESEQENIPKEAKMVRFIVLFAVPGRPPKTGEIKYIEALKAVCRKLADRQATEGLLKVQDASQIIEIINNDK
- a CDS encoding BglG family transcription antiterminator codes for the protein MNNLSKREVDFIYLLLGESEYQPISYYAKKLNVSTKTLQSDLKNIRNYMKRYEIKIDARPGRGLLTCAKKENSEKLLNEISLKIPKAGEESSTERRELILKDMLLKTNEMTSIQKLSDLYYVGKTSIVNDMKYIGEWIQKYNLTFKKTKEGTCINGSETDIRKAIAGIAIRENTRNGLLELFGKEDIDFIEKLLSDIGKKNLDIGDIYYANLLTHILICIKRVRENIHIDDNEESRMIHVHTLEQYGKAKEIAGKINEHYNIQIGEAETYYIYQYLISSGFEGRGVKEGRERGNDDKCTEFASKLTKRLSEKFGIRFEQDTDMMQGLILHIRPMLNRLEYNIQIQNLLKEEIGRQYPQMVAQCGEVLKELAKEYGLPEISSDEVVNIAIYYQTMLEKKAMRKRVLVVCHSGYGTSQLLAAKLKNEFAFIQIADVVSGRKVKDMDITGIDYIIATVPIERDDVPYIIVSSLLSEQDIKAIRNSFMNREQNEGE